The proteins below come from a single Miscanthus floridulus cultivar M001 chromosome 1, ASM1932011v1, whole genome shotgun sequence genomic window:
- the LOC136541175 gene encoding disease resistance protein RGA2-like: MAVVLDAFASYVTSLLTEMAQEEVGMLLGVAVEIDSLGVKLRDLKNLLADADRRNITDQSVQGWVKELKDAMYDAIDILDLCQLMAMERGASSVSMPGQHGCCNPLLFCLQNPVFAHKIGSRIRALNQRLDSIMERSAQFRFVNLSSYMERNSKVTSHSAGNRETTGEPTRSDVVVGEKIKEDTRELVEMLTENEGSKREIMVAAIVGVGGIGKTTLAREIFNHETIKDKFEKRIWLSINQDFDKVELLRTAITLAGEDHHGEKAMAVLQPALAAALTGKKLLLVMDDVWSHKAWEDVLETPLVNAVLREGSRVIVTTRDERVARAMKAAHPYHHVDKLGHTDAWSLLKKQVVSNEIHETDIEMLKDIGMKIIAKCDGLPLAVKVTGGLLCQKERNRSDWEKVLNDSAWSVAGMPEELNYAVYLSYENLSPCLKQCFLHYSLLPKNIVFGYDIIVGMWISEGFVHGSSLDELEETGRHYYKELIVRNLIEPDKEYIDQYHCTMHDVVRSFGQSVAGDESLVAHNEEIGIISKLNTQKFLRLCIETRGSESGELQWSMLQAQRHLRTLITFGHFNIKPGDSLIAFPSLRTLHIQSSNVAALVDSLYQLKHLRYLSIRYCDISRLPEKIGKMKFLQLISLRGCENLTKLPNSIVKLGHLRYLSLTGTSITDGIPRGFGGLTNLRKLYGFPAHMHGNWCSLEELGPLSQLRDLAIKGLDNVSATSFAAKARLGAKEHLTYLTLGCSSKLGDAGLISEEGSISEEEQRRIEEVFDELCPPPSLESLDIGGYFGQRLPRWMMSSKALVALKFLRFLTMDDLAFCAQLPDGLCQLPCLQLLQVDHAPAIKRVGPDFQGPYYHHCHGHPSQAGAIFPRLHRLEFIGMVEWEEWEWEEQTFVQAMPVLELLLLKRCKLTRIPPGLVYHARALKKLCVYEVQQLSSLKNLTSIVELDVFHNPNLESITNLPRLQKLTICKCEKMKFLHGMPSIQRVGLEDYRMETFPRYLQNVSPKHLLLDCSRALLTSIATAQSGTEWDKVKHIQQVSAYARDGPDPRKWYVFSTREPENFETNIIGSSSKPGGDEEEHVGTRTPSQAKKKVCRTSGGKNIVL; encoded by the exons CGTTGAGATTGACAGCCTGGGCGTCAAGCTCAGGGACCTCAAGAACTTACTCGCTGATGCTGACAGGAGGAACATCACCGATCAGAGCGTGCAGGGGTGGGTGAAAGAGCTCAAGGATGCCATGTATGATGCAATTGACATCCTTGACCTGTGTCAACTCATGGCCATGGAGCGTGGTGCGTCATCTGTGAGCATGCCTGGTCAGCATGGTTGCTGCAATCCATTACTCTTCTGCCTGCAGAATCCTGTCTTTGCCCATAAAATCGGCAGCCGAATTAGGGCGCTGAACCAGAGGCTGGATAGCATCATGGAGAGGAGCGCTCAGTTCAGGTTCGTTAACCTCAGCTCCTACATGGAGCGTAATAGCAAGGTGACCTCTCACTCAGCTGGCAATCGTGAGACAACAGGGGAGCCTACACGGTCAGATGTGGTGGTTGGTGAGAAGATTAAAGAAGACACAAGAGAACTCGTAGAGATGCTAACAGAAAACGAGGGCAGCAAGAGAGAGATTATGGTGGCTGCCATCGTGGGTGTTGGCGGCATTGGCAAGACCACCCTCGCCCGTGAGATCTTCAACCATGAGACCATCAAGGACAAGTTCGAAAAGAGGATATGGCTGAGCATCAATCAAGACTTTGACAAGGTTGAGCTGCTCCGAACCGCCATCACACTAGCTGGGGAAGACCACCATGGCGAAAAAGCAATGGCTGTGCTCCAGCCAGCCCTTGCTGCTGCCTTGACAGGGAAGAAGCTGTTGCTGGTCATGGATGATGTGTGGAGCCACAAGGCATGGGAGGATGTGCTTGAAACTCCCTTGGTCAATGCTGTGCTTCGAGAAGGTAGCCGGGTCATCGTCACCACGAGAGATGAAAGAGTCGCCCGAGCAATGAAAGCAGCGCATCCCTACCACCATGTCGACAAACTGGGCCATACAGATGCCTGGTCATTACTCAAGAAACAG GTAGTCTCAAATGAGATACATGAAACTGATATTGAGATGCTGAAGGATATCGGAATGAAAATTATAGCAAAATGTGATGGCTTGCCACTTGCAGTGAAAGTGACGGGAGGGCTCTTGTGCCAGAAAGAGAGAAATAGAAGTGACTGGGAGAAAGTTCTGAATGATTCTGCATGGTCGGTTGCTGGAATGCCAGAAGAGCTAAACTATGCTGTATACCTAAGCTACGAAAATCTCTCTCCTTGTTTGAAGCAATGCTTTCTGCACTACTCCCTTCTCCCCAAAAATATAGTATTTGGTTATGATATAATTGTTGGAATGTGGATCAGTGAAGGTTTTGTTCATGGAAGCTCATTAGATGAACTAGAAGAAACAGGAAGACATTACTACAAGGAGTTAATTGTGAGGAACCTCATAGAGCCAGACAAAGAGTATATCGATCAATATCATTGTACCATGCATGATGTTGTTCGCTCATTTGGTCAATCTGTGGCGGGAGATGAATCGCTAGTAGCTCACAATGAGGAAATTGGTATCATCAGTAAACTCAATACGCAAAAGTTTCTTCGGCTGTGTATAGAAACAAGAGGGTCTGAATCAGGTGAATTACAGTGGAGCATGTTACAAGCACAAAGACATCTGAGAACACTAATAACATTTGGCCATTTCAATATTAAACCTGGTGATTCGCTAATTGCTTTTCCAAGCCTCCGGACCTTGCATATACAATCTTCAAATGTTGCCGCACTGGTTGACTCTCTGTATCAACTGAAGCACTTGAGGTATTTGTCCATACGTTACTGTGATATATCTAGACTACCAGAAAAGATTGGCAAAATGAAATTCTTGCAGCTCATTAGCCTTAGAGGATGTGAAAATCTGACAAAACTTCCTAACAGTATTGTAAAGTTAGGACACCTAAGGTATCTAAGCCTTACTGGCACAAGTATAACTGATGGTATACCTAGGGGTTTTGGTGGCTTAACAAATTTGAGGAAACTATATGGGTTTCCAGCCCACATGCATGGCAATTGGTgtagtttggaggagttaggcccCCTTTCCCAGCTCAGGGATCTTGCTATAAAAGGCCTCGACAATGTATCTGCCACCTCATTTGCAGCAAAGGCGAGGCTTGGCGCCAAGGAGCATCTGACCTATTTGACTTTAGGGTGCAGCAGTAAACTAGGTGATGCTGGGTTGAtctcagaagaaggaagcatcTCTGAGGAGGAGCAGCGGCGAATCGAAGAGGTGTTTGATGAGCTATGCCCTCCACCGTCTTTAGAGAGCCTCGATATCGGAGGATATTTTGGTCAGCGTCTCCCAAGGTGGATGATGTCGTCAAAGGCACTGGTGGCACTTAAGTTCCTGAGGTTTCTAACAATGGATGACCTTGCCTTTTGTGCCCAGCTCCCTGATGGTTTATGTCAGCTCCCCTGTTTGCAGCTCCTGCAGGTTGACCACGCTCCAGCCATCAAGCGTGTGGGACCTGATTTCCAGGGGCCCtactatcatcattgtcatgGCCATCCATCTCAGGCAGGGGCAATTTTTCCTAGATTGCATAGGCTGGAGTTCATTGGAATGGTGGAGTGGGAGGAGTGGGAGTGGGAGGAGCAAACTTTTGTGCAAGCCATGCCTGTTTTGGAGCTGCTCCTACTGAAGAGGTGCAAGTTGACGCGCATTCCGCCTGGTCTTGTGTATCATGCGAGGGCTCTTAAGAAGTTGTGCGTATATGAGGTTCAACAACTCAGCTCTCTGAAGAATTTGACTTCCATAGTTGAGCTTGATGTGTTTCACAACCCTAACCTGGAGAGTATAACTAACCTCCCAAGATTGCAAAAGCTTACAATTTGTAAGTGCGAAAAGATGAAATTTCTGCATGGCATGCCCTCAATCCAGAGGGTCGGGCTGGAGGATTACCGCATGGAAACATTCCCAAGGTACTTGCAAAATGTGAGTCCTAAGCACCTCCTACTGGACTGCAGTCGAGCACTGCTCACTTCCATAGCCACTGCACAATCTGGCACCGAGTGGGACAAGGTGAAACATATCCAGCAAGTCAGTGCTTACGCGCGTGATGGACCCGATCCAAGGAAATGGTATGTGTTCTCCACGAGAGAACCCGAAAACTTCGAGACTAACATCATCGGCAGCTCATCCAAACCTGGAG GGGATGAAGAGGAACATGTTGGTACAAGAACACCATCTCAAGCGAAAAAGAAAGTATGCAGAACGAGTGGAGGGAAGAATATTGTTTTGTAG